Below is a window of Poecile atricapillus isolate bPoeAtr1 chromosome 2, bPoeAtr1.hap1, whole genome shotgun sequence DNA.
ACCCCTTGAAACCCCAGAGCCAACTCCCCAAACGCAAACGCAAGGCCAAAAAGAAGCGCAAGAATGACGTGGTGGTGGTGAAAGGCAAGCTCAAGCTGTGCTCCCTCTCAGGGTTCATTGCCCTCTGTGGCATCCTGGTACTGCTGGTGGGCATCGCCTTGGCTGTGGTGGGCTACTGGCCAAAGCCCAGCCAGGTGTACAGAGAAAGCAGCTTTGGCAAGGGCCGGCACCCAGCACCACAGGGTGGCACCCACACGAACCGCTCCCAGAGCCAGGAAAGGGTGCAAGCAAGGATCCACCTGGCATCGCCCCCTGGAGCCAATGCCTCCACCACTGCTACCACCGGTGGCTCCGCCCCTGCTTCCTCATCCCCCCAGGCCTCAGCTGGTTTCCTTTTCCGTCTTTTCTCGAGCTACTTGCATTCAGACAAGCTGAAGGTGCTGGGCCCTCTGATCATGGGTATCggcatcttcctcttcatctGCGCCAATGCGGTGCTGCATGAAAACCGTGACAAGAAGACGAAGATCATCAACCTGCGTGACCTCTACTCCACCGTCATTGATGCCCACAGCCTGCGGGCCAAGGATGGAGGCACTCCGGCCTCAGCCCCTCTCAATGGCTTTGTCAACTACGTGCAATCCCGGGGCCTGGAGCTAAAGCCTGGTGGGGAAGGCCTGGGTGCTGCAGCCATGCTGGCCAAGAGCTCCTGGCCACCAGGACTGGGTGTCTCCCTTTCCCCACCGGATCTGGTGTCCTCACCGCAGCGCTCCTCTTTCTGCGCCCCACCACAGCCACCCAGCCTGGCTGAGGCTGTGTACAGCATCTGCCAGGAGCGTGCTGCCCTTGCTGGCCACCCTGTCACCAGCCCACCCTGCAGCCCACGGGGGAGCTGCGAGAGGTGCAGCACCGCCAGCTCCATCGTCGGCTCTTCACTGAGCACCTTCACCCTCCTGCCCCTGGGGCCAAGCAGTGGAGGTGGAGGCTGGCAGAGGCCACCTGGTGAACGGGGAGCCCAGGAGATCCCACGGGGGGAGTTTGAACTGAGCCTAAGTGACCTCAGCAGCGGCCACATCAAGGGAAGCTGTGGGACAACGAGGCAAAAAGTGGTTCTCAGGCGGCAGAGCACCAGCTGCTTGCCTGACACCAGGCATCCCCTTTCCCCTGAGCCACCTCGGTCACCAGCTGTCAGGAGGGTCTTAGAATCCAGCCTCTTGGTAAAGGCATCTCCTAGTGACTCTAGACCTCTAGATCTGGGGGGATCACCCCcttcagctcctcctgccaTCACCAGGACGGACTCCCAGAGCTCCCAATCCGAGCCTTCCAGCAGCAATAAGGGCTACAGCCACTTGGAGGAGGCAGGCACCTCCTTAGAGTCAGTTGCCAATACCACA
It encodes the following:
- the TMEM200C gene encoding transmembrane protein 200C, with translation MIATGGLLRISARKQDPLKPQSQLPKRKRKAKKKRKNDVVVVKGKLKLCSLSGFIALCGILVLLVGIALAVVGYWPKPSQVYRESSFGKGRHPAPQGGTHTNRSQSQERVQARIHLASPPGANASTTATTGGSAPASSSPQASAGFLFRLFSSYLHSDKLKVLGPLIMGIGIFLFICANAVLHENRDKKTKIINLRDLYSTVIDAHSLRAKDGGTPASAPLNGFVNYVQSRGLELKPGGEGLGAAAMLAKSSWPPGLGVSLSPPDLVSSPQRSSFCAPPQPPSLAEAVYSICQERAALAGHPVTSPPCSPRGSCERCSTASSIVGSSLSTFTLLPLGPSSGGGGWQRPPGERGAQEIPRGEFELSLSDLSSGHIKGSCGTTRQKVVLRRQSTSCLPDTRHPLSPEPPRSPAVRRVLESSLLVKASPSDSRPLDLGGSPPSAPPAITRTDSQSSQSEPSSSNKGYSHLEEAGTSLESVANTTASKIQDCEEAPVEQMDPLKATSKEQTGEQSQETQRQYTNKEKLFMISRSHAALGLEDGELESTGI